AGCCGTGGCCGGTGCCGCTTTCACGTTGACAGTCCCGGCACTGGCAGTGGTTGGCGAAGAGGGGCTCACTGGCAATCGAATAGCGGATCGCGCCGCAGGCGCAGCCGCCGGTATAGGGCTTGGTCATCGCGATATCTCCTGCTCACTCTTCGCCGCTGATCTCGCCGAGCTGGCGGACGACCTTCTTCCAGCCACCGCTCATGACGTTGTAGGCGGAGTCGTTCCTGGGCATGACGAAGCCCGCATGAACCAGGCGGATCCGCGTGCCAGCTTCGACGGGGGTGAGGGACCACGTCACGACGGTGTCAAGCGGCGCGCCGTAGCCGGTGTTGCGTTCGTCGCCGCCCTTCCAGGCGTAGACGAGGCGCCGGTTCGGCACGACCTCCAGAACCCGACAATGGATGACGCCATCCCACGCGCCTCCCGGAGTGGTCTGGAACGTGAAGTGGTTTCCTTCGGTGGCTTCAAAACCGGTCGGCGGCATCAGCCAGCGCGCGATCAACTGCGCGCTCGTCAGAGCCTTCCAGATCGTCTCGGTCGCGTGAGGGAAGACCTCGTCGATGACGATGTCCTTGGTCTGGGCTTTCAACTCCGCTGCATTCACTGGTCGATCTCCTTCAAGAGCTCACGCAGATTGTGGAAACGCTCGCGCCAGAAGACGCCGTAATGATCCATCCACTCGACGAGAGGCTCGAGACCTTGCGGCGCGGCTCGGTAATAGACGTTGCGGCCCTCCGCGCGCTCGGCGACGAGACCGGCCTGCTTGAGGGATTTCAGGTGCTGCGAGATTGCGCCCTGGGTCACGCCGCTGCCGCGCGTCAGCTCCGCGACGCTGATCTCCTTGCTCTCGAAGACGCGCTCGAACACGGCGCGGCGGGTCGGATCGGCGAGAGCGCGCATGACGGTGGTGACGGGGTTTGGGGCGGCTTCAAGCATGATCATTCAATTAGTACATACTAATGCATTAGTCAATACTAATTCGTCGCAATAGCGATCGGGCGAATTGAACGCTTGACTATGACTGACTAGTCAGTCATAAATGCCGAATGACGAAGAAGCCGACCAAAGCAGCCTTGCCGTCAGCAACCGGCGCCAAGGCCAAGATGCCCGAAGCCAGCGAAGAGGCTGCGGCTCCCGCTTCGAACCGCGCCGCGCGCGCGGCGGAGCGGCGCGCTGCGATCGTGGAGGCGGCGCTGGAGGAATTTATCGCGCGCGGCTTCGCGGCGACGCGGCTCGATGACATCGCGAAGCGCGCGGGCGTCGCCAAAGGCACGATCTACCTGCACTTCAAGGACAAGGAATCCATGTTCGAGGAGCTGGTGCGCATCGTCATCGTGCCGGTGGTCGAGCGGCTTACCACGCTGCCGCCGCCAACCGGCTCGGTGCGCGACCTCGTCGAAGCCTTTGCGACCAACTTCCTGAAGGAGGTTGCGAACACTAGGCGTGGCGATCTCGTGCGCCTGATCGTGGCGGAGGGGCCGCGCTTTCCGGCCGTGGCCGACTTCTACTATCGCGAGGTGGTGTCGCGCGGGATCGCCGGCATGCGCGCGCTGATCGAGCTCGGGATCGCCCGCGGCGAGATCCGCGAGAAGAACCTGGCGCGCTTTCCGCAGATCCTGGTCGCGCCGGCGCTGACCGCGGTGATCTGGCAGAGCCTGTTTGCGCGGCACGCGCCGCTCGATGCGCAGGCGATGCTGCGCGTCCATCTTGATCTGATTTTCGGCGAACGGAGGACGACATGAGGTCGTCGCAAGCAGTTTTTGCATTTGCAGTGGTCGCTGTGCTCGCAACCGGGCTTGCGGGCTGCAAGGAACAGCGCGACCCTGGCTTCCAGGGCTGGGTCGAGGCCGACATGATTTTCGTCAGCCCCGATGAAGCGGGGCGTGTGACCAAGCTCAACGTCCGCGAGGGCGAGGAAGTGAAAGTCGGCGATGCCCTCTACTCCGTCGATGACGATCTCCAGCTCGCCGATCTCAACCAGAACAAGGCGACGCTGGCAAATGCGCAGCAGACCTATGATCGCGCGGCTTCGCTCAGCAAGACGGGCTCGGGCACGCAGGCCAATCTCGATTCCGCGGTCTCCGCCTTGCGGGTCGCGGAGGCGCGCGTTGCGACCTCGGAGACGCGGCTGGCGCGGCGAAAGGGTTTTGCGCCGGTCGCCGGCACGATCCAGCAGATCTATTTCCGCGAGGGCGAGATGGTGGCCGCGCAGCGGCCGGTGCTGTCGATCATGCCGCCCGGCAACATGAAACTGCGCTTCTTCGTGCCGGAGACCGAGCTGCCAAAGCTTGCGATCGGCGACCAGGTGAGGGTGGTCTGCGACAATTGCGCGGCCGATCTCACCGCGAAGATCTATTTCATCGCGACCACGGCCGAATACACGCCGCCCGTCATCTACAGCCTCGATGAGCGCAACAAGCTCGTCTATTTGATCCAGGCGCGGCCCTCGCGGCCCGATGCGCTGCGCGTGGGGCAACCGATCGACGTCTATCTCAATCCCAAGTCTTCTGAAATCAAGACTCCGATAGCGGACAAGCGATGAACGGGACAGCCGGCAACGGTATCGCGATCGACGTCAAGGGGCTGACAAAGTCCTTTGGCGGCCGCGAGGTCGTGCATGATCTGTCGATGCAGGTGAAGCGCGGCTCGATTTACGGTTTTCTCGGTCCCAATGGCTCCGGCAAGACCACGACCATCCGCATGCTCTGTGGGCTTTTGACGCCCGACAGCGGCGAGGGCACCTGCCTCGGCTACGACATCAAACGCGACGCCGAGCGCATCAAGCGCCAGGTCGGCTACATGACCCAGCGCTTCAGCCTGTACCAGGACCTCTCGGTGCGCGAGAACCTGGAATTCGTCGCGCGGCTCTACGGCATGCGCGACGCGCGCGGCGCGGCAGCCGAGATGATCAACCGGCTCGGTCTCTCCGGCCGCGAGGAGCAGCTTGCGGGCGAGCTCTCCGGCGGCTGGAAGCAGCGGCTGGCGCTCGGCGCCTGCACGCTGCCCAATCCGCAACTCCTGCTGCTGGACGAGCCGACCGCCGGCGTTGACCCGAAGGCACGGCGCGATTTCTGGAACGAGATCCATGCGCTTGCCGCCGAAGGCCTCACCGTGCTGGTATCCACTCACTACATGGACGAGGCCGAGCGCTGTCACGAGATCGCGTACATCGCCTACGGTCATCTCCTGACGCACGGCACGGTGGATGAGGTGATCGCGAAGTCCGCGCTCACCACCTACACCGTCACTGGGGATGACCTCAACGGCCTCGCCGCCGATCTCACCGGCAAGCCCGGTGTCGATATGGTCGCGCCGTTCGGAACCTCGCTGCACGTCTCGGGCCGCGATGTCACCGCCCTCGAGGTCAGCATCGCGCCCTGGCGCGACAGGTCCGGCCTGCACTGGCAGAAATCGCATCCTTCGCTCGAAGACGTCTTCATCGAACTCATGAACCGCTCGAAGGACAATTTCCAATGAGCGCCATCAACGTATCGGATCAAGGTCACGACATCCGCGAGCGCTTCGGATTCTGGCGGCGCTCCTATGCGATGGTGGTGAAGGAGTTCATCCAGCTGCGGCGCGACCGCGTCTCCTTCGCCATGATCGTGATGATCCCGGTGATGCAGCTTCTGCTGTTCGGCTACGCCATCAACACCACGCCGCACAACCTGCCGAGCGCGGTGCTGCTCCAGGAGGACAGCGATCTCGCGCGCTCGGTGCTGAAGGCGCTGGAGAACACCGCCTATTTCCGTTTCACCCGCGAGGTGCACGACGTCGACGAGTTCGACAACCTGCTCAAATCCGGCAAGGTGCTGTTCGGCGTCGAGATCCCCCGCGGCTTCGAACGGGCGGTGCGGCGCGGCGACCGGCCGGCGCTGCTGGTCGCCGCCGACGCGACCGATCCGGTCGCGGCCAGCGCCGCGCTAGGCTCGCTCGGCATGATCGTGCAGACCGCGCTTGCGCACGATCTCTATATCGGCGATCCCCCGGAGATGCCGTTCGAGATCCGCGCGCACGCCCGCTACAATCCGGCCGCGTCCTCGCGGCTGAACATCGTGCCGGGCCTCGTCGGCACCATCCTGACCATGACCATGCTGATCTTCACCGCGCTGTCGGTGACGCGCGAGGTCGAGCGCGGCACCATGGAGAGCCTGCTGTCGATGCCGATCAGGCCGGTCGAGGTGATGTTCGGCAAGATCATCCCTTACGTGCTGGTCGGCTTCATCCAGGCTTTCCTGATCCTCTCGATAGGCGTGTTGCTGTTCGGCGTGCCCGTGCTCGGCAGCCTCACCCTGCTGGCGCTGCTCTCGACGCTGTTCATCACCACCAATCTCGCGATCGGCTACACCTTCTCCACAATCGTGCAGAACCAGCTCCAGGCCATGCAGATGTCGATGATGTTCTTCCTGCCGAGCATATTGCTGTCCGGCTTCATGTTCCCGTTCGCTGGCATGCCGGTCTGGGCGCAATATCTCGGCGAGGGGCTGCCGCTGACGCATTATGTACGTATCGTCCGCGCCATCATGCTCAAGGGCGCAACCGTCCAGAACTTGCAATATGACACGCTGGCGCTGGCAGCCCTGATGCTGGTCGCCATGGTCATCGCCGTGACGCGCTTCCGCCGCACGCTCGATTGAGGCAAAATACCTCCGCAACAAGGGGGCGAGATGGTCGGTTTTGCCAGCAGGAAAGCACGGCGGCGGGGCGGCATGTCCGAGGACTTCGAGCGCGAGCTGGGGCGCGAGGTGCTCCGGACCGAACTGCTGCGGGTGCGGTCGCTGATTGTGACCGGCTGCGTCATGGTGCTGTTCTTCACGGGGATCGATCTGCTCGATCCCCGTGTCGTGGAACGGGTGTGGCGCGGGACGATCGGCTTGAGCCAGGTCTATGGCCTCCTGATCGGCTTCATCCTGTTCGAGGTCTGGGTGCATTTCCAGATCAGGCGAAACCTCAAGCTCGACCGCGACCTGCCGGTGGTGAGGCGCTACATCGGCGCATTCATCGAAACGTCAATGCCCACCGTGATCCTGTTGCTGCAAGTCCGGAGCATGGGCGCGAGCCAGGCGCTCGGCTTCGCCTCGCCGCTGGTCTACTTCATCTTCATCATTCTCTCGACATTGCGCCTCGACTTCCGGATCTCCACATTCACCGGCTTTGTTGCGGCGGCCGAGCTGTTTGCGGTCGCGATGTACTTCAATGCCGCCAGCGATTCGAACGAACCTCTGATCTACTTCCACGCGGTGCGCAGCGTCATCATCCTGGTCTGCGGCGTGCTGGCAGGCGCCGTCGGCGCGCAGCTGCGCCGGCAATTTGCCGCGAGCATTGCCGCCGCGACCGCGCGCGACCGCGTGACGAACCTGTTCGGCCAGCACGTCTCGCCGCAGGTCGTCGAGCGGCTGATGGCGGAGGGCACCAGCGCCGGCGGCGACATCAGGCGCGTCGCGGTGATGTTCGTCGACTTCCGCGGTTTCACCGCCGGCGCGCGCTCGCGCTCGCCGCGGGACGTGGTCGACCGGCTCGACGGCGCCTTCGCCGTGCTGGTCGACATCCTCGACCGCCACGGCGGCATCGTGAACAAGTTTCTGGGCGATGGCTTCCTCGCGCTGTTCGGCGCTCCACTTGCCGCATCCGATGCCGCGCACCGCGCGGTCGCCGCCGGCCGCGAGATGCTGTCGGCAATGGATCGCATCAATGCGGGCTCGAGCTGGCCGCTGCGGATCGGCATCGGCATCCATTTCGGCGAGGTCGTCGCCGGCAATATCGGTTCGCCCCGGCGCAAGGAATACACGGTGATCGGCGACACCGTGAACTTCGCTTCAAGGCTCGAGGCGCTGAACAAGGATTTCGGCTCGCAGCTGTTGATCTCGTCCGCCGTGCGCGAAGCCTTGGGCGATGACGGCGGCGACGCCGTCGCGCTCGGCGAGGTCGAGGTGCGCGGCTACGAGCGGCCGATGGCGGTCTTTCAACTGGGGTAGGGGTGCTTTCGACGCCTTCAGACAGACCTCGCGTTTCCTTGAAGGCGCGTGATGAAATATCTCCAGCAGCTTTCCGCTCTTGCATTCTGGAAGTCGGAAACGTCCCGGCTTCCGTTTGTCACGTGGAGAAAACCAAGGACCCGATTGACCTTCGTCTCGGCCGCCCTGATCGCCGCTGCCGTCTATCAAACGCAAGCCGCAGCAGCCCGCGACGTCGCCGCACGGCGCGCCGTGCCCCAACCGCACGCGGCTGCCGATTGCGTGAGGGCTCCAGCAGAGGGAGCGTTTGCCACCGCGCCCTACAAGGAGCCGCCATGCATGCCGAAGACGATGAACTGACGATCGAAGCAGACGAGGACGGGTTGGCGAAGTGTGCCAACCCGACCTCGCAAACCGCTGCGTAGGTTCTTCGTCTGCGATGACCGCGCACGCTTGCCGACCAAAGCGACAGCCCCATTGATTCGGGCTGATCGATGGTATTTTAGTAGTCCTTGACTCCCCCTTCATCTAGTCATCTATATGACTATATGAATTCCGCCCCGCTCGACGACCGCCTGCCACGCTATCAGCGCCTGCGCGACGATCTCGCCGCGCGGATCAATCGCAATGAATGGCGGCCTGGCGAGCCGATCCCGTCCGAATCGGAGCTCGCCGCGCACTACGGCGTTGCGATCGGCACCGTGCGCAAGGCAATCGATCAGCTCGTCAGCGACGCAGTCCTCGAGCGCCAACAGGGCCGCGGCACCTTCGTCCGCCGCGCGCGCTTCAACTCCTCGCTGTTCCGCTTCTTCCGCTTCCAGTCCGAGAGCGGCGAGCGCCGCGTGCCGCAGAGCCGTATCCTCAGGCGGAAATGCGTGCCGGCAACGTCCGCCGTCGCGTCCGCGCTGCGCATTCCCGTCGGCGAGCCCGTGATCAGCCTGTCGCGTCTGCGCCTGATCGACGACGTGCCGCTGCTCGCCGAAGAGATCTGGCTGCAAAAGTCGCGCTTCGCGGCGATCCTCGACCTCGACCCGTCCGAGTTCGGCGACCTGCTTTATCCGCTTTATGAGGAGCGTTGCGGCGAGGTGGTGGTGTCGGCCGAGGAAATCCTGACGGTCGAGACCGCGAGCGAGATGCAGGCTCGCCTGTTGCGGCTCGGGGCCCATGCGCCGCTGATCGTCATCGAGCGTCTTGCGCTCGATCTCGAGCGGCGCCCGATCGAATGGCGCCGCTCGCGCGGGCCGGCCAACCGCTTCCGATACCACGCCGAGATCCGGTAAGCGCCGATAACAACGACATTCAAGCAATAAAGAATTCAGGGGAGAGACCATGGCAAACTGGTACAGCGAAAGCTCGCCGCTCGAGCGGCGCACCTTCTGGGCAAGCTTTGGCGGTTGGGCGCTCGATGCGCTCGACGTCCAGATGTTCGGTCTCGTGATCCCTGCGCTGATCGCGGCTTTCGGCATCACCAAGGCCGATGCCGGCCTGCTTGGCTCGATCACGCTGTTCTTCGGCGCCTTCGGCGGCTGGCTCGGCGGCGCGCTCGGCGACCGTTTCGGGCGCGTCAGGGCACTCCAGATCACGGTCGCGACGTTCGCACTTGCGACCTTCGCCTGCGCGTTCGCGATGAGCTACACCCAGCTCCTCGTGCTCAAGGCCATTCAGGGTCTCGGCTTCGGCGCCGAGTGGGCCTGCGGCGCAGTGCTGATGGCCGAGATCATCCGGCCCGAGCATCGCGGCAAGGCGCTCGGCTCGGTGCAGAGTGCCTGGGCGGTGGGATGGGGCGCAGCCGTGCTCTTGTCTGCGCTGGTCTTCACCTATGCGCCGGCGGATATCGCCTGGCGGATCCTGTTCGCGATCGGGTTATTGCCGGCGCTGCTGATCATCTTCATCCGGCGCGGCCTGAAGGAGCCGCAGCGCGCCGTATCGCGCGAAGTCGAGCCACCATTCCTCGCCACGCTCACAGGCATCTTTCATCCCGACGTGCTGCGCGCGACCCTGATTGGCGGCCTGTTCGGCATCGGCGCACATGGCGGCTACGCCGCACTGACCACGTTCCTGCCGACCTATCTTCGCGAGGTACGCCATTTGTCGGTGCTGGGCTCGAGCGGCTATCTCGCCGTGATCATCATTGCCTTCTTCTGCGGCTGCGTGACGAGCGGTATCATCAGTGACCGCATCGGCCGGCGCGCGAACGTCGCGTCATTCGCCGCCGCCTGCATCGTCACCGTGCTCATCTACATCTTCGCGCCGCTGACCAATTCGCAGATGCTGGTGCTGGGCTTCCCCCTCGGATTCTTCTCCGCGGGCATTCCGGCGAGCATGGCGGCGCTGTTCAGCGAGCTCTATCCGGCCGGCGTGCGCGGTACCGGCGTCGGCTTCTGCTACAATTTCGGCCGCGTCGTCTCCGCCGCCTTTCCGTTCCTCGTCGGCTATCTCAGCGACCACATCAGCCTTGGACCTGCGATCGGAATCGATGCGGCCTTTGCCTATTCGCTGGTGCTGATCGCGGTGCTGATGGTGCCCGAAACCCGCGGCAAGGTGTTTGAGCAGACCGCCGCCGGGCGCGCCTGACCTGCGAATGTGGAGTTACGAACATGACGACAAGCGAACACGGCCTCACGCGCCGTCAATTCGGCGCGGGCGCCGTTGCCCTCGCCTCAGTGCTCGCCAGTGCGGGCAGGGCGATGAGTGAAGTGACGATGCCGGCGATCGACACCCACGCGCACGTCTTCCATCGCGGCCTCAAGCTTGCGCCCGGCCGGCGCTATGCGCCGGACTATGACGCGCCGCTCGATCTCTATCTGCAGCAGCTCGATCGCAACGGCATGACCAACGGCGTGCTGGTGCAGCCGAGCTTTCTCGGCACCGACAATTCCTATCTCGTCGACTGCCTGAAGGCGGCCGGTGGCCGGCTGCGCGGCATCGCCGTCATCGATCCCGCGGTTCCAGCGGAGGAGCTTGCCGCGCTCGATCGCGCCGGCGTGGTCGGCATCCGGCTCAATCTCGTCGGCCAGACCTTGCCGGATCTTGCTGCCCCCGAATGGAAGGCGCTGCTCGCATCCGTCAAATCACTGGGCTGGCAGGTCGAGATCCAGCGCAATGCCTCCGATCTCGCAATGCTCGCGCCGCAGCTACTCGACCGCGGCATCACGGTCGTGCTCGATCACTTCGCGCTGCCCGATCCAAAACTTGGCGTCGCCGATCCCGGCTTCCAGGGCGTGCTGAAGCTGGGTGCGACCAGAAACGTCTGGGTCAAGATCTCCGCGCCGTACCGCAACGGCGCCGCCGGTGAGAGCTTTGCGAAGGAAGCCTATCCGCTGCTGCGCACCGCCTGCGGTCTCGACCGTCTGTTGTGGGGCAGCGACTGGCCGCACACGCAGTTCGAGGCGACGCAGACTTACGAGAAAAACCGCCGCTTCCTTGACGAGATCGTGCCTGACAAGGGCGAGCGCGCGCAGGTGCTGGCGTCGCCGTTTCAGCTTTTCCGCTTCTGATCTCTTCACGTGATTGCACCGAGTGCTCCGAGTTTTGGGGCATGACGGCTGATAGCTTCGGCCTGTAACATGCATGCCGATGCAGCCGGTTGAGGCTGCAATTTGAGTGAGGCAAGAAAGATGCAACGGCGCTACATCACCGTCGACGTGTTCACCAACCGCGCCTTCGGCGGCAACCAGCTTGCCGTCGTGCTCGATGCCGGCGGGCTGTCGACGCAGCAGATGCAGGCGATCGCGACCGAGTTCAACTATTCCGAGACCACCTTCGTGCTGCCGCCGCGCGACAAGGCGAACGATGCCGAGGTGCGCATCTTCACGCCCGTCAGTGAGCTACCCTTTGCCGGGCATCCCAATGTCGGCACGGCGTTCGTGCTTGCGACGATCGCCAGGGAGCCGAAGTCGCGTCTGCTGTTCGAGGAGAAGGCTGGCCTCGTGCCCGTGGACATCCGGCGAGAGCAGGGCAGGGTGGTCAACGCCGAGCTCACCGCGCCACAGCCGCTGAGCCGCCTCTCGCAAGTCTCCGCTGATGACGTCGCAGCCTGTCTATCGCTGACCGCGATGGACATCACGGCCGATCGCCACGCGCCGCAGGTCGTTAGCGTCGGAACGCCGTCCCTGGTGGCGGAAGTGCGCTCGCGCGATGCGCTGCGGCGGGCCAAGCCCGATGCCGCGGCCTTCGGCCGGGTGTTGCCGCGTGACGGCGCCTTCGCGATCTACTTCTACACGCGCGAGGTGCCTGCGGCGGAAGCGCCTTGCGATCTCCAGGCGCGGATGTTCTTCCCCGGCGCCAGCGGCCTGATCGAGGACCCCGCCACCGGCAGTGCCACGGTCGCGGCGGCGGCGTTGTTCGCCGATCTCGATCCCTCGCGCGACGGCGAATTGAAGCTCACGATCGGCCAGGGTTTTGACATGGGCAGGCCGAGCATCCTGCTGACGCGCGCGGTGAAGCAGAACGGCGCGCTTCTGTCCTCCCATGTCGGCGGCCAGTGCGTGCAGATGATGGAAGGAACGTTCCGGCTGGCGGGGGAGGCATGACCCTCACTGCGTCGTCATTCCGGGGCAGCGCGAAGCGCTGCGCCCGGAATCTGTCGGGCCGCAGAGTTCGTATTCTCGGATGCGCAATTGCGCATCATAGCTCGCGCTTCGCGCGCTCCGGAATGACGGCTAGTGCTGTGGCGCCGCCAGATTCTCCACCTTCATGCCATCGCGCTCTTCGATGATTTCCGCAATCATCTGGCGGTGACAGTGGGTGTGGTCGCGCTCGTA
This genomic interval from Bradyrhizobium sp. CB82 contains the following:
- a CDS encoding SRPBCC domain-containing protein; this encodes MNAAELKAQTKDIVIDEVFPHATETIWKALTSAQLIARWLMPPTGFEATEGNHFTFQTTPGGAWDGVIHCRVLEVVPNRRLVYAWKGGDERNTGYGAPLDTVVTWSLTPVEAGTRIRLVHAGFVMPRNDSAYNVMSGGWKKVVRQLGEISGEE
- a CDS encoding metalloregulator ArsR/SmtB family transcription factor → MLEAAPNPVTTVMRALADPTRRAVFERVFESKEISVAELTRGSGVTQGAISQHLKSLKQAGLVAERAEGRNVYYRAAPQGLEPLVEWMDHYGVFWRERFHNLRELLKEIDQ
- a CDS encoding TetR/AcrR family transcriptional regulator, encoding MTKKPTKAALPSATGAKAKMPEASEEAAAPASNRAARAAERRAAIVEAALEEFIARGFAATRLDDIAKRAGVAKGTIYLHFKDKESMFEELVRIVIVPVVERLTTLPPPTGSVRDLVEAFATNFLKEVANTRRGDLVRLIVAEGPRFPAVADFYYREVVSRGIAGMRALIELGIARGEIREKNLARFPQILVAPALTAVIWQSLFARHAPLDAQAMLRVHLDLIFGERRTT
- a CDS encoding efflux RND transporter periplasmic adaptor subunit, which gives rise to MRSSQAVFAFAVVAVLATGLAGCKEQRDPGFQGWVEADMIFVSPDEAGRVTKLNVREGEEVKVGDALYSVDDDLQLADLNQNKATLANAQQTYDRAASLSKTGSGTQANLDSAVSALRVAEARVATSETRLARRKGFAPVAGTIQQIYFREGEMVAAQRPVLSIMPPGNMKLRFFVPETELPKLAIGDQVRVVCDNCAADLTAKIYFIATTAEYTPPVIYSLDERNKLVYLIQARPSRPDALRVGQPIDVYLNPKSSEIKTPIADKR
- a CDS encoding ABC transporter ATP-binding protein, with protein sequence MNGTAGNGIAIDVKGLTKSFGGREVVHDLSMQVKRGSIYGFLGPNGSGKTTTIRMLCGLLTPDSGEGTCLGYDIKRDAERIKRQVGYMTQRFSLYQDLSVRENLEFVARLYGMRDARGAAAEMINRLGLSGREEQLAGELSGGWKQRLALGACTLPNPQLLLLDEPTAGVDPKARRDFWNEIHALAAEGLTVLVSTHYMDEAERCHEIAYIAYGHLLTHGTVDEVIAKSALTTYTVTGDDLNGLAADLTGKPGVDMVAPFGTSLHVSGRDVTALEVSIAPWRDRSGLHWQKSHPSLEDVFIELMNRSKDNFQ
- a CDS encoding ABC transporter permease; this translates as MSAINVSDQGHDIRERFGFWRRSYAMVVKEFIQLRRDRVSFAMIVMIPVMQLLLFGYAINTTPHNLPSAVLLQEDSDLARSVLKALENTAYFRFTREVHDVDEFDNLLKSGKVLFGVEIPRGFERAVRRGDRPALLVAADATDPVAASAALGSLGMIVQTALAHDLYIGDPPEMPFEIRAHARYNPAASSRLNIVPGLVGTILTMTMLIFTALSVTREVERGTMESLLSMPIRPVEVMFGKIIPYVLVGFIQAFLILSIGVLLFGVPVLGSLTLLALLSTLFITTNLAIGYTFSTIVQNQLQAMQMSMMFFLPSILLSGFMFPFAGMPVWAQYLGEGLPLTHYVRIVRAIMLKGATVQNLQYDTLALAALMLVAMVIAVTRFRRTLD
- a CDS encoding adenylate/guanylate cyclase domain-containing protein; the encoded protein is MVGFASRKARRRGGMSEDFERELGREVLRTELLRVRSLIVTGCVMVLFFTGIDLLDPRVVERVWRGTIGLSQVYGLLIGFILFEVWVHFQIRRNLKLDRDLPVVRRYIGAFIETSMPTVILLLQVRSMGASQALGFASPLVYFIFIILSTLRLDFRISTFTGFVAAAELFAVAMYFNAASDSNEPLIYFHAVRSVIILVCGVLAGAVGAQLRRQFAASIAAATARDRVTNLFGQHVSPQVVERLMAEGTSAGGDIRRVAVMFVDFRGFTAGARSRSPRDVVDRLDGAFAVLVDILDRHGGIVNKFLGDGFLALFGAPLAASDAAHRAVAAGREMLSAMDRINAGSSWPLRIGIGIHFGEVVAGNIGSPRRKEYTVIGDTVNFASRLEALNKDFGSQLLISSAVREALGDDGGDAVALGEVEVRGYERPMAVFQLG
- a CDS encoding GntR family transcriptional regulator, with amino-acid sequence MNSAPLDDRLPRYQRLRDDLAARINRNEWRPGEPIPSESELAAHYGVAIGTVRKAIDQLVSDAVLERQQGRGTFVRRARFNSSLFRFFRFQSESGERRVPQSRILRRKCVPATSAVASALRIPVGEPVISLSRLRLIDDVPLLAEEIWLQKSRFAAILDLDPSEFGDLLYPLYEERCGEVVVSAEEILTVETASEMQARLLRLGAHAPLIVIERLALDLERRPIEWRRSRGPANRFRYHAEIR
- a CDS encoding MFS transporter; amino-acid sequence: MANWYSESSPLERRTFWASFGGWALDALDVQMFGLVIPALIAAFGITKADAGLLGSITLFFGAFGGWLGGALGDRFGRVRALQITVATFALATFACAFAMSYTQLLVLKAIQGLGFGAEWACGAVLMAEIIRPEHRGKALGSVQSAWAVGWGAAVLLSALVFTYAPADIAWRILFAIGLLPALLIIFIRRGLKEPQRAVSREVEPPFLATLTGIFHPDVLRATLIGGLFGIGAHGGYAALTTFLPTYLREVRHLSVLGSSGYLAVIIIAFFCGCVTSGIISDRIGRRANVASFAAACIVTVLIYIFAPLTNSQMLVLGFPLGFFSAGIPASMAALFSELYPAGVRGTGVGFCYNFGRVVSAAFPFLVGYLSDHISLGPAIGIDAAFAYSLVLIAVLMVPETRGKVFEQTAAGRA
- a CDS encoding amidohydrolase family protein, whose translation is MTTSEHGLTRRQFGAGAVALASVLASAGRAMSEVTMPAIDTHAHVFHRGLKLAPGRRYAPDYDAPLDLYLQQLDRNGMTNGVLVQPSFLGTDNSYLVDCLKAAGGRLRGIAVIDPAVPAEELAALDRAGVVGIRLNLVGQTLPDLAAPEWKALLASVKSLGWQVEIQRNASDLAMLAPQLLDRGITVVLDHFALPDPKLGVADPGFQGVLKLGATRNVWVKISAPYRNGAAGESFAKEAYPLLRTACGLDRLLWGSDWPHTQFEATQTYEKNRRFLDEIVPDKGERAQVLASPFQLFRF
- a CDS encoding PhzF family phenazine biosynthesis protein, yielding MQRRYITVDVFTNRAFGGNQLAVVLDAGGLSTQQMQAIATEFNYSETTFVLPPRDKANDAEVRIFTPVSELPFAGHPNVGTAFVLATIAREPKSRLLFEEKAGLVPVDIRREQGRVVNAELTAPQPLSRLSQVSADDVAACLSLTAMDITADRHAPQVVSVGTPSLVAEVRSRDALRRAKPDAAAFGRVLPRDGAFAIYFYTREVPAAEAPCDLQARMFFPGASGLIEDPATGSATVAAAALFADLDPSRDGELKLTIGQGFDMGRPSILLTRAVKQNGALLSSHVGGQCVQMMEGTFRLAGEA